CTTAATTTATATGGAAGTAGTTTTGTATATAAATTCTTAATAGCTCCTATGCCAATAAGATTTACTACAGGCAAACGAAAATCATGAATATTCTCCAATATAATCCCTCCAGATCTCAAGTATATATATTAATTTTATTCTTTCTGTTTACTAGACTGGTTATGCATAAAATATGAGTTATATAGCTGAAAAAATAAAATGAAGCAGTTAGTTACTTTGGCCAATAGAGTAGACGAATTATCATATCTAATCAAACAAAATCTAATAAGTTTTCCATTTACCTTAGTTTCAATATTTTATCTTATCTCCAATATATATATAATCTTATCTATAGCTTACTACCTCAACACCCTCATTTTTAACTATTTTGTATAATTCTCTTAAATCTTCTTGGGATGGAGTTTTAAACTGTTTGGAGGGCTTTTTTAGCCCAAGGGCTTCATATTTACTATTTCCAAATAAGTGATATGGTAATAGCTCTAACTTTGGTTTATCTATACTAGCTTTAACAAATTTAGCAGTTTTTCTAATATTCTCTATACTTGAATTTACTCCATCAATTACTGGTATGCGAACTACCACAGCTACTTTCAATTCTTTAAGTCTTGATATGTTCTCTAATATCCTTTCATTGCTAACTCCTGTATAAAATCTATGTTTATCATCATCCATATGTTTTATATCTATAAATATTAAATTTAATTTTTCCAATATACCTTTCACGTTGTCAAATTGAAAGTAACCAGAAGTTTCAATAGCTAAATCTACAGATTTATCATAGAGTTTATTTACAAGCTCTCTCAACATGTCTATTTGCAGGGTTGCTTCACCTCCAGAAAAGGTAACACCGCCGCCTGAATATCTATAGAATATTCTTTGTTTTTCTATTATTTCTAATATTTGTTCACTATTATAGTGATAAATCAAATTTTTTCTACTATTAGTTGGACATACCTCTGTGCAAAGTCCGCAAGATTTGCATTTTTTTCGTTCAACAATCTGGTTTAAATTTATACTTACTCCATGTGGACATACCTGAACACACCTTCCACATCCTATGCAGGTCTTTTCGTAGTATGCAACCTTGTTATAATTTGTACAACTTTCAGGATTGGAACACCATTGGCATCTGAGGGGACAGCCAGCAAAAAAAATAATCGTTCTAATTCCATTCCCATCATTAACAGAAAAATTCTGTGGTTCCATAAAGTACCCACTTATGCTATTCATATAAATTCCTCCCTGCCCAAAATGAAATATTAGAAAGGGGACACAGCTTAAAACCATGTCCTTATTGTAATTCTAATAATTTTCATGAACTGTTCTTGCAATAATTGCATCTTGCATTGACCTAGATAAATTAACAAATTGTGTACTATACCCTGCAACCCTAACTAACAAATCCTTGTAGTCTCCAGGATTATTTTGAGCTTTACGCAGTGTTTCAGTAGATATGGTATTAAACTGAACATGGAATGCTCCTAGAGAAAAGAAGGATTGAATCATTGCTCCCAAGTTACTTTGTCCCCTTTTAGTATCCACTAAATTCTCATTCAATCTTAAGTTTAATAGTGTTCCACCAGAATGTACATCCTGATTAACTTTTGCTGCTGAACGCATGACTGCCAATGGGGTAGAGGTATCAGACCCTGCAAATGGTGATACCCCTTCAGACAATGGTTCCTTAGCCTTTCTGCCACACGGGGTTGCTCCAACAACTTTTCCTGCAGGCAAATAGTTAGAAATCCCCATGAAGGCAGTGATAAAATTATTACCATTAATGTCCTTATATTGGCGCCCCGCTTTGTAATAATGATTTGCTATTTTAATAGCAATATCATCAACATAGTCTATATCATTTCCATACTTCGGTGCCGCAATAGCTAATTGTCTTAACTCTTCATAACCCTCCCAGTTTGCATCAAGTGCCTTTATCAAAGTTTCCATTGTGGTAACTTTATTTTCAAAAACAAGTTTCTTAATTGCTGCAAGAGAGTTAGATGTAACCGCAAGGCCTATGCCTGTGAGCACAGGCCCTATGTTGTATTTTGCACCAGCGTTAACTAAGTCTTTGCCTTTTATCATACAATCTTCTATACAGGAGGATAAAAATGGTCTTGGAACCATTTCCTTATGAAGTTTCTGTGCTAATAAAGTAGCTATAATTGAGTGTTCAATTAAATTATCGAATTGTTTGTAAAAGGCTTTTTTCACTTCTTCATAAGATTCAAAGCTCACTGGATTTTTCTCATCTAAACCTATTTTCTCACCAGTGATCCTGCTTTTGCCTCTATTTAGTGCAAATTCTAAAGCTGAAGTAAAATTAATATTTACTGCTGAAGTCCATTCACCAGTTTTACGGAAATGTGGTACTACACAGCCACAATTATTCCAATCTCTAGCATCTTCTGGTTCATAGCCTGCATTTATGAGCATTTGATAACCTGCAGCATCATTATGGATTGCAGGAAATCCAGTACCCTTACTTACTAAATAAGTAACCGCATCTAAAAAACTACTAGGGCAGTCCTGATGAATTCTAACACTTAGACCTGGTTGGTGGGTTTTCACTCTTTCGGTGGCTTTCAAGCACATATATGAAAGATCATTTGTAGCATCTTTTCCCTCTCTTGTTTTACCGCCAACTGTAAGATTTTGAAATTGATTATATCCTGCAAAAAATTCAGCAGTATTTGCAGAAATTGTCCAAACCCATTCAGATAACTTTATCCAAAGTAATTCAATAAGCTCCTGTATTTGATCCCTTGTCATGATTCCTTTATCAATATCAGATTTATAGTATGGATACATAAACTGGTCAAATCTCCCTATGTTAAGTGCCAGTGGATTTTCAGATATTATTCCACCAACTTGTGTAAACCAGACAAACTGAATAGCTTCATAAAAAGTGCTAGGAGCCTTTTCAGGTATTTTACTGCATATTTCAGCAATTTTTAAAAGTTCTTTTTTTCTCACGTCATCATTTTCTACACCAGCCATGTCTCTAGCTTTTTCAGCATATCTATTTGCAAGTATAATAATTCCCTGAGAAGTAATTATTATAGAATTGTAAAAATCTTTCTTTTTCATATCTTCTGCTGAAGTAAGAGAAAGCTTGGAAATATTCTCTTTTGCTTGTGTAATAATACCCTCAAAGCCTTTTTTAAATAGAACATCTTGATAATCAGGTGTTATTTCGCCAACAGCCTGTCTCCATTTTGAATCATTATCAACAAAACCAGTATCCACTACAACCTTTGCAGTTTCTTTAGGTAATTGTGCTAAAAATGCCTCTTCCAAGGACTTTCCTTTCCAATACGGAAATATATTTTTTCTCACAAATGCCCTTTGTTCATCCGTCATAACATATGGATCCTGCACTCTTTTATCAAAATTATCCATTTCCCTATCTACCCAGCTCCAGGAGAACTCTGGAGTCAATATACCACATTTTCTGAATTCTCCAATAGCACCAACAATAAGTTCTCCATTAAAAATAGTAACATCAATTTGCTGACAAGTGTCTCTAAACGCCTTGGCTCTTCTTATAGGAATTGATTCACCTTCTGTTTTTTTGTGGGATTCTGTCCAAATCCTTGCCCTTTGGTATGAAATTGCCGGTTTTGCATTTATATAATTCTGTCTTAGATATTCAATTCTCTCTGTAATCATATTCTTTATCTCCTTTCATCTTTATATTTATTTTATCACATATTTCGTGCGTTATAGCATACAAAATTTCTAAAATAAATCCAGAATACATTTTTAATAATACTCTGGGTTTATTTCAATATTTAACTATATTTTGAAATACAGCTTCAATATCATATGGATTACTATAGGTATGATTTCTGTTTGCCTTAAATTTTAATGCTGAAGGAGCCGTAAGTTCAAAAATTTGCTCTTCTACAGTTATCACTACAGTGCCTTTTGTCACTACAACATATTCTTCCGCTGAATTTTGATGCGGTGTAGAAATATGTTTAGCACCAGGGAGCAGTTTAATATAAAAATATTCAAATCCTGATATTGGATTAAAAGGGAATACATCATATAATATCATTTTCCCATCTGATTCATATACAGGTTTTATACTATCTATTGATATTGCTTCAAAATTATTGGTTTCACTCCCTAGTATTTCAGAAAATGAAATTTTGAGCCCTGTAGAAATTTTCCATAATATTGATATTGTAGGATTTGATTCGCCTCTTTCAATTTGACCGAGCATTGCTTTACTCACTTCAGTAAGTTTAGATGCTTCCTCTAAAGTCAATCCCCTTTCAAATCTCACTCTTTTTAAAACAGAGCCTATATTAGATGTTGGATCATTCAATTTACATCAGCCTTTCTTAAGGTTGTCACTTAAAAATATCAGCTAAATAATTACTTGCCAATATCAATAAAAAGATTATCAACACATTATAATGCATAAATTCCAAGTGTAAAAGTAAAAGTAGTACTCTCATTCTCTACACTTTCAGCATAAATCTTGCCACCCAAACTATCTATAATAGCCTTTGCAATGGACAGTCCTAATCCATAGCCGCCATTTTCATGAGTTCTGGATGGATCCACCCTGTAAAACCTGTCAAATAGCTTGGGAAGATCTTGTTTGGATATTCCCTTTCCACTGTTTTTAATAGAAAATACAATATAGCGTTTTGTTTTTTTCAATGATATATTAATATATCCTTTTTCATCTGTATATTTTATGGCATTATCAAGCAAAATCATAACAACTTGTTTAATTTGTTCCGAATCACCTTTTACCATTATATCCTGTTCTACTTTATGAGAAAGCTTAATACCTTTTTCAAAAGCAACAGCTTCCATTGACAGCACTACATTGTTTACAATACTGCTTATATTTATGGATGAGTAAATCTTGCGTATACTTGCATTCTCAGTTTTAGCCAAATACAAGAGATCATTTATCAGTTTTGTCATTCTGCAAATTTCAGTTTTTATATAATTAAGCCATTTTTTCTGACTTTTGATTGTTTCTTCTTCATTTGCAAGGAGCGCATCTGAATTTGCATTTATAATAGCAAGGGGAGTTTTAAGCTCGTGAGAAGCATCAGCCACAAGCTGCTTTTGCTTTTCCCATACCTCTGCAATAGGTTTAATGGCACGATTAGCAAAATAAAGACTAATGATGAATATAACAATGAGCATAATAATACCCACAAGAATGAAAGTAGCTAACAGTTCTCCTAGTGTCTTATGTGTATCCGTAACATCTAAAAATTTAATCTCATATCCCTTGTCCGTGGTGGTATTTATTGATTGCTGGCCACTTTGAAAAATTACATGATTTTCAACAATAGGTGATAAGGTATACTCCCACAGTTTACCATCAAGGTTTATTGTGGAATTGTTTTTTTTATTATTCCAGGCAAGCTCAGCTGCTTTGTGATAGCTTTCATCAGACATATCAATATAGGAATCAATATCTGATATCTTTCCATCTGAATCTACTCTTATAGAGAAGGAAAGAGAATAATCGGAAGGAATATTGCGAATTATATGTAATCCAGCAGAAACGCTGCCATTGGTCTTTGGTGAATTACTACTGCCTTCAAACCTGATAACAGGTAATGAAAGCAGCTTATTCTGATTTTCCATTTGCATATTGTTATAAGTTATTGTATAAATGACAGCAAACGCCGTAATCATCATCACTGAAATAATTGACATATTAAGAATTAGAAACTTATTACGCAGCCTTTTAAACATATTACTTGCCACCCTTTTCCATACTTATAACATATCCCGCTCCTCGTACTGTTTGGATAAAAACATTTGACTTAATATTTTTTAACTTTTTTCGTATAAAAGATATGTAAACTTCTACGTTATTATATTCCACATCAGTTTCGTAACCCCACAGTTTTTCAACAATAGTATTCTTTGAAATTATAATGCCTTTTCCTTTGATTAGCAGTTCTAACAATTGACATTCTTTTAAGGTCAATCTAAATTCCTGCTTCCTACAGCTTAGTCTCAAATTAAGAGGGTCTAATTCCATATCTCCATATTTTAAAATTCCCTCATTTACCAATTCACTTTTCCTACGCCCTAAAGCCCGCAAACGAGCTAATAATTCCTCCGCCTCAAAGGGTTTTGCCAAATAATCGTCCGCACCGCTGTCTAATCCTCTTACTTTATCCTCTGTTTCCCCTTTTGCTGTCAATAAAATCACAGGGGTTTCAATACCATTTCTACGTAATTCTTTAAGTAAGCTTATACCGTCCATTTTAGGAAGCATAATGTCTAGAATTATTATATCATAAATACCTGAAAGCCCACAGTCCAGTCCACTTTCACCATTATACTCCAAATCAACACTATAGTGATTTCTTTTAAGAATTTGAGCCACTGCTTCTGCCATATACTTTTCATCTTCCACCATTAAAATTCTCATTTTCATATCTCCTCATCCATAAGTTTAAGCTACTAAAAACAGGATACATTCAAAACAAAGGAGCTGCTGTGAAGCTCCTTCGTTTTGAATTGCTTTATAATGGTCTTTTTATCCAAGTAAGTCTGTAATCTCACATTGACTAGTTTTCATAGCTATTAATTAGCCTCAGCTGCACTTTGTGTTTTTACCATTTTAATTTTCTTACCATCTTCACTTACAGTTACACCTTTAGGAACCTCTTTACTCCAGGTTTTACCACCATCCGTAGAGTAGCTTCTAACACCGTTTTCCACTTTTACTGCTAAACCCCCTTTACCTTTAGTATCACCTTCAAGTGAAAGACCTTTTAAAACACCGCCTGTACTGTCTTTGTCTTCATTAACAGTTACACCCTCAGGAGCTTTTCCACTCCATGTCTTACCACCATCTGTGGAATAGCTTCTAACACCATTTACCACTTTACCAAGCAGGGAATTTGTGGAATTTGATGCTAATACCGTTCCGGTTCCTATGGTAGCAGCAAATGCTCCACAAAGAAGAGCAGCACCCATTTTCTTTTTCGTTGTATTCAAAATTAATGATAACCTACTTTTCATATTTTTAATACCTCCAGAATAACTTTTCTTGTAAGCAGCTGCCTTACAGTTTTCATTATAATGGCCATACCTTGAATGACTCTTAAAAAGAAAAACTTTTAGAATTTTATTATCTAATTTTTTAAATTCGAATCATCAACCATTTTCTTTATATTCAAGCAAATTTCCTAGATGACAATTAAATTCTCTACAAATTGCTTATTATAATATATTTTATCTCAATTTTGTTCTGTCATTTTTATTTAAAATAGTGTAGAGTATTTATATGGAATTAAAAATTTTATATTATTACTTTGAATATTAATTATACAAGATGGGTGGATGATATTATGAATAAGATTAAAAATCTTTCAATACGTGTTCGTATTATGCTTCTAGTTTTTTTTGCAATGCTTGTATCAAATATATCTATAGCAGTTACTTTATCCTACAATATCTACAATGATTTTTTTCAAATAATCACTGGAGGGATTATTCTCAAAGCCATACTATTTTTTATAATTTTTGAGGTAATTGCAGCTTCACTGTCAGAATTTGTTATTGTAAAACCTTTAAAAAAAGGCATTATACTTGCAGATTCTATTGCGGATAACGATCTTTCTGTTGACATTGAAACTATTCAATACGGAGAAGCAGGACAGATGATAGAATCCCTTTTAAAGGCAAAAAATAATTTAAAAAACTTAATATCAGAAATACAGAAATCCTCTAAAAAAGTAACTTTCTCATCTGAAAATTTGAATAATGTAATTGTACAAGCTAGTACTCAAATAAATCAAATTAATGAAGGAATTAAAGAACTTATATCTGATTTTCACCGAAATGTTGAAAATATAAAACAATCTTCAATTTCATTATCTGATATAACTGACAATTCACAAAATACTGCTGAACTCGCTTCTAAAATTTTAGAATATACAAAATCAGTAAAGTATGCTGCTGAAAATGGCAAAGTTTCTGTTGATTCTATTGTAGGAGCTATAAATGATCTTGCCTCAAACTCAAAAGATGTAAGTGATGAGGTACTTGAGCTTGAAAAGCAAAGTAATAAAATTGATGAAATTGTTGTTATTATTTCTGGAATTTCAGAACAGACAAATCTTCTTGCCTTAAATGCTGCTATCGAAGCTGCTAGAGCCGGCGAGGCAGGCAGAGGCTTCTCTGTAGTAGCTGAGGAAATAAGAAAACTTGCAGAAGACACCAATAGTTCACTTCAGGATATCGGTAACCTTGTTAAAGATATGAATGCAAAAACTAGAAATGTAGTATCTGCTGTTATGACAACAGAAGAAAAGGTGGAACTTGGGGTTTCTAAATCTAACCAGGTAAAGACAAGCATAGATGAAATTATTGGCAGTATTGAAAATACCTTTAGTATGTTGAATACCATAACTGAGGGAGTTACAACTCAGGCAGCTGCTCTTGAAGAAATGAGTGCAACTATAGATAGTGTGAATTCTACTGTTGAATCAGGAATTGATGTTTCAAATGATATTAAGGAAAAACTGAATATACAAGAAACCTTATTTAATAAAATTGACAGTACTTCTGGTGAATTAGTGGTTTTATCTGAAGACATGAATAATCTTACAAATACATTTAAATTATAATTCTAAGCCTACTCTTATTTTCTATCTTTAAATTTTATTGTAAAATATTACAAAATAACTTTATAAATCGTACCCTTGTAGAATATATATATAATAGTCTTAAATTAATTCTCTAAAGAGGGGAGATGATAATTTGACTAAAGAAGAAATTGCTCTGCAATTGGCCGTAGCAGCTCTGGGCCATTTTAATCTCTTAGAAGAAACTAAAACAGACATAAAATTTGATACAGATAAGCAACTAACCAAACGACTGGGAAAGCATGTTGCTAATTTATACAATACAATCCTTGATAACATAAATGTCAAATAAAACAAAGTACCTAAGATTTATATAAATTAAATCTGGGTACTTTTTTACAAATAAACTCCATCCAGACTTAAAAGTCACTTGATAAATATTGAAAAATACATACTTATATAGTAACTTAATAGTATATGTCTTTATAGAAGGAGGGACATGCATGCTTGAAATAAAAAATATAAGTAAAGAATTTAAAGATATAAAAGCTGTAGACAATCTATCTTTCCATGTAAGTGAAGGAGAAATAGTAGGCCTTCTAGGTGAGAACGGTGCCGGAAAAACCACTACTTTAAGAATGATTTCCACTATGTTAAAACCTACCCGGGGAACTATAGAAGTTAACGGATACGATGTAATTAGAGAACCTTCCAAGGTTAGAGGAGAAATAGGTATTTTATTTGGAGGTGAGGTTGGACTTTATGATAGATTATCAGCAAAAGAGAACATTGAATACTTTGGACGCCTTTATGGAATGACTCAGGAAAAAATAAATAAAAAAGTGGAAGAACTCATAAAAGATCTTGGAATGGAAGAATACATAGACAGAAAAGCAGGCAAATTCTCAAGGGGAATGAAACAGAAGGTATCCATAGCAAAGTCTATAATACATTCTCCAAAAGTAATGCTGTTTGATGAGCCAAGTACCGGACTGGATGTTTCCGCAGCAAGAATAATACATGAATTTATTTTGAAATGTAAAAGTGAAAATAAAATAATTCTTTTATCTTCTCACTCCATGACAGAAGTAGAAAAACTCTGTGACAGAGTTATAATAATCCAAAAAGGAAGACTTATAGAAGAGGGAACCATAGAACAATTAAAGAAAAGATATAATAATTACAACCTTGAAGAAGTATTCATAAAATTAATAGGAGGTAATGTCCATGAATAACTTTTGGATAATTTTCAAGAAAGAACTTATGGATGTTTTTAGGGATAAAAAAACTCTTGTGTTCACTATATTATTGCCTATTATAATGTATCCTGCCATGTTTAAGATAATAGATTTTACTATGAAGGACACTACAAAATCCATTGAAAAAAATATAACCATTGCCTATAAAGGCAGTGAAAGCTCTTCAGTATACACCATGTTAAAAAATCTAAATAACATAACTATAGATAATACAGGCAATGCAAGTGAAAAACTGAAAAAGGGGAAAATATCCCTTATAATTGAAGCTCCTGAAGACTTTGACTTTAAAGTTTCCAATAAAACTGAGGCCACTGTCAAAATAATATATGATAAAGACTCCAGTAAATCCTCCCTGGCATCTTCACTTATAAAAGATACTTTAGATAATTATAATAAATCTATTGTATATAAAAGATTAAGTGAAGAAGGAATCAATACCGATATATTAACTCCTTTTCAAGTAAAAGAGGAAACTTTAGATAATCAAAACGATAATGCCCTAGCCTTTGGAATTTTAAGTGTACTACCTACTATATTAATTATTTTTATGATAAGTCCCACCATAGGAATAGCTGCTGATCTTGTGGCAGGTGAAAAAGAAAGAAACACCTTTGAAGCACTTTTATCCACATCTGTGAAAAGAATGTCTATATTTTGGGGAAAACTTATGGCAATTTCATCTGTGGCACTTATTACATTAATAGTTACATTAGCTTCCATGATAGCCTCCATGCTCTACATATTTTCCTCAGAAGGAAAATTAAGTATTCCCATAGGTGCTTTTATGATTATAGGCATAGTATCTCTGTTTGTGTTAATAGCACTAAGCTCTATAGAAATATCCATAAGTATGTTTGCCCGTTCCATGAAAGAGGCAAATACCTATCTTGGCGGATTTATAATTCCTGTAATGATTTTGACTTACATACCTTTTATGATGGATTCAAAAAATATAGGTTTTCTATTTTTTAATATCCCCATAGTAAATGCAGTGGTAGTTATGAAAGAAGCTATTGCAGGAGTATTTAACCCTACTCATATTACAGTAGTTTTATTATGGCATATTGTATATGTAATAGCTTCCGTATTTTTGGCAAAATTTATGTTTTCCAAAGAAGAAGTTGTATTTAGATCTTAATAATTAACCATTACTTCCAACTATGAGTTTTGAAAATTAAAGTCCCCATCTAATATGTGGGGACTATTTTACACTTATTTAGAAACTGTTGTAAATTTTATGCTTCTTTTTTGTTTCATCAACTTGCCAGAAGTATTTTTTAAATTGTTAATTGTTATTGTATAGGATGTATTAACATCATTCTCTCTCCGCTTTACACCACACTTATATTTAATTTATCCTACTTATCCACAACACCCCATTCATTCCACCTTCACATTTTTCGACGAATCTACAATTTTGATACTCATAAATGAAGCAAACGAACATAGAAAAATATCAATTACCCAAATCAGTGTATAGCCACCGGTTGCTTCAATAAACACGCCTCCAAGCCACGAACTGAGGAAACCTCCAATCTGATGGCAAAAAAAGAAATCCTATCAGCGTTGCGATTTTAGCTGCGGAAAATTCTCTGTTTACGATTCCAGATGTAGGTGAAACTGTGGCATCCCCACTCAAGCCAAGACCGATACTGAACACCAGGGAAGTGGCTGGATTTTTCGGAAGCAGGAACAGATATAGGGCTACCACCATTATACATTCCCACCCCTACCTATCATATAAGTTATTTTTCTGTTCCAATACAATATCTATTAATTAAGTCCAAAAACAGTTTTATTACAGGATTTGCATTATTGGGATTTACTACACAAACATAAGAGTCAGAGTATTCGGAATCAAACTTTATAGAGTGATAGTGTGGACTATTTAACAATATTGGATCATATGGATTTGAAATAGTAAGTCCATTATACGATAGTACCTTAAAGTAAGCAACTTCTGACGAAGCCACTTCCACCTGATGAACATTTGTAAGATCAAAACGATCTTTGAAAATTTTATCCACCTGATATCCATTTGGTGCAGTTAGAAAAAAGGTCTCTCCACAAAGATCATTATAATCAAGAGTTTGTTTATTTGCTAGCCTATGATGAGTAGACATAACAATTAGAGTTTCTACTTCTTTCAATGGTATAACAGTAAAGCCTGATTTGTCCCAATGAGGGAAATCAAGACCAATAGCAATATCTATGCTCTCATTTTTAAGTCCTTTGATTTGTTCCCATGAAAATAATT
This genomic interval from Clostridium kluyveri contains the following:
- a CDS encoding methyl-accepting chemotaxis protein: MNKIKNLSIRVRIMLLVFFAMLVSNISIAVTLSYNIYNDFFQIITGGIILKAILFFIIFEVIAASLSEFVIVKPLKKGIILADSIADNDLSVDIETIQYGEAGQMIESLLKAKNNLKNLISEIQKSSKKVTFSSENLNNVIVQASTQINQINEGIKELISDFHRNVENIKQSSISLSDITDNSQNTAELASKILEYTKSVKYAAENGKVSVDSIVGAINDLASNSKDVSDEVLELEKQSNKIDEIVVIISGISEQTNLLALNAAIEAARAGEAGRGFSVVAEEIRKLAEDTNSSLQDIGNLVKDMNAKTRNVVSAVMTTEEKVELGVSKSNQVKTSIDEIIGSIENTFSMLNTITEGVTTQAAALEEMSATIDSVNSTVESGIDVSNDIKEKLNIQETLFNKIDSTSGELVVLSEDMNNLTNTFKL
- a CDS encoding sensor histidine kinase; the protein is MFKRLRNKFLILNMSIISVMMITAFAVIYTITYNNMQMENQNKLLSLPVIRFEGSSNSPKTNGSVSAGLHIIRNIPSDYSLSFSIRVDSDGKISDIDSYIDMSDESYHKAAELAWNNKKNNSTINLDGKLWEYTLSPIVENHVIFQSGQQSINTTTDKGYEIKFLDVTDTHKTLGELLATFILVGIIMLIVIFIISLYFANRAIKPIAEVWEKQKQLVADASHELKTPLAIINANSDALLANEEETIKSQKKWLNYIKTEICRMTKLINDLLYLAKTENASIRKIYSSINISSIVNNVVLSMEAVAFEKGIKLSHKVEQDIMVKGDSEQIKQVVMILLDNAIKYTDEKGYINISLKKTKRYIVFSIKNSGKGISKQDLPKLFDRFYRVDPSRTHENGGYGLGLSIAKAIIDSLGGKIYAESVENESTTFTFTLGIYAL
- a CDS encoding glycyl radical protein, whose protein sequence is MITERIEYLRQNYINAKPAISYQRARIWTESHKKTEGESIPIRRAKAFRDTCQQIDVTIFNGELIVGAIGEFRKCGILTPEFSWSWVDREMDNFDKRVQDPYVMTDEQRAFVRKNIFPYWKGKSLEEAFLAQLPKETAKVVVDTGFVDNDSKWRQAVGEITPDYQDVLFKKGFEGIITQAKENISKLSLTSAEDMKKKDFYNSIIITSQGIIILANRYAEKARDMAGVENDDVRKKELLKIAEICSKIPEKAPSTFYEAIQFVWFTQVGGIISENPLALNIGRFDQFMYPYYKSDIDKGIMTRDQIQELIELLWIKLSEWVWTISANTAEFFAGYNQFQNLTVGGKTREGKDATNDLSYMCLKATERVKTHQPGLSVRIHQDCPSSFLDAVTYLVSKGTGFPAIHNDAAGYQMLINAGYEPEDARDWNNCGCVVPHFRKTGEWTSAVNINFTSALEFALNRGKSRITGEKIGLDEKNPVSFESYEEVKKAFYKQFDNLIEHSIIATLLAQKLHKEMVPRPFLSSCIEDCMIKGKDLVNAGAKYNIGPVLTGIGLAVTSNSLAAIKKLVFENKVTTMETLIKALDANWEGYEELRQLAIAAPKYGNDIDYVDDIAIKIANHYYKAGRQYKDINGNNFITAFMGISNYLPAGKVVGATPCGRKAKEPLSEGVSPFAGSDTSTPLAVMRSAAKVNQDVHSGGTLLNLRLNENLVDTKRGQSNLGAMIQSFFSLGAFHVQFNTISTETLRKAQNNPGDYKDLLVRVAGYSTQFVNLSRSMQDAIIARTVHENY
- a CDS encoding helix-turn-helix domain-containing protein, with translation MNDPTSNIGSVLKRVRFERGLTLEEASKLTEVSKAMLGQIERGESNPTISILWKISTGLKISFSEILGSETNNFEAISIDSIKPVYESDGKMILYDVFPFNPISGFEYFYIKLLPGAKHISTPHQNSAEEYVVVTKGTVVITVEEQIFELTAPSALKFKANRNHTYSNPYDIEAVFQNIVKY
- a CDS encoding glycyl-radical enzyme activating protein is translated as MNSISGYFMEPQNFSVNDGNGIRTIIFFAGCPLRCQWCSNPESCTNYNKVAYYEKTCIGCGRCVQVCPHGVSINLNQIVERKKCKSCGLCTEVCPTNSRKNLIYHYNSEQILEIIEKQRIFYRYSGGGVTFSGGEATLQIDMLRELVNKLYDKSVDLAIETSGYFQFDNVKGILEKLNLIFIDIKHMDDDKHRFYTGVSNERILENISRLKELKVAVVVRIPVIDGVNSSIENIRKTAKFVKASIDKPKLELLPYHLFGNSKYEALGLKKPSKQFKTPSQEDLRELYKIVKNEGVEVVSYR
- a CDS encoding response regulator transcription factor is translated as MRILMVEDEKYMAEAVAQILKRNHYSVDLEYNGESGLDCGLSGIYDIIILDIMLPKMDGISLLKELRRNGIETPVILLTAKGETEDKVRGLDSGADDYLAKPFEAEELLARLRALGRRKSELVNEGILKYGDMELDPLNLRLSCRKQEFRLTLKECQLLELLIKGKGIIISKNTIVEKLWGYETDVEYNNVEVYISFIRKKLKNIKSNVFIQTVRGAGYVISMEKGGK
- a CDS encoding ABC transporter permease, encoding MNNFWIIFKKELMDVFRDKKTLVFTILLPIIMYPAMFKIIDFTMKDTTKSIEKNITIAYKGSESSSVYTMLKNLNNITIDNTGNASEKLKKGKISLIIEAPEDFDFKVSNKTEATVKIIYDKDSSKSSLASSLIKDTLDNYNKSIVYKRLSEEGINTDILTPFQVKEETLDNQNDNALAFGILSVLPTILIIFMISPTIGIAADLVAGEKERNTFEALLSTSVKRMSIFWGKLMAISSVALITLIVTLASMIASMLYIFSSEGKLSIPIGAFMIIGIVSLFVLIALSSIEISISMFARSMKEANTYLGGFIIPVMILTYIPFMMDSKNIGFLFFNIPIVNAVVVMKEAIAGVFNPTHITVVLLWHIVYVIASVFLAKFMFSKEEVVFRS
- a CDS encoding sialidase family protein, whose product is MKSRLSLILNTTKKKMGAALLCGAFAATIGTGTVLASNSTNSLLGKVVNGVRSYSTDGGKTWSGKAPEGVTVNEDKDSTGGVLKGLSLEGDTKGKGGLAVKVENGVRSYSTDGGKTWSKEVPKGVTVSEDGKKIKMVKTQSAAEAN
- a CDS encoding ABC transporter ATP-binding protein produces the protein MLEIKNISKEFKDIKAVDNLSFHVSEGEIVGLLGENGAGKTTTLRMISTMLKPTRGTIEVNGYDVIREPSKVRGEIGILFGGEVGLYDRLSAKENIEYFGRLYGMTQEKINKKVEELIKDLGMEEYIDRKAGKFSRGMKQKVSIAKSIIHSPKVMLFDEPSTGLDVSAARIIHEFILKCKSENKIILLSSHSMTEVEKLCDRVIIIQKGRLIEEGTIEQLKKRYNNYNLEEVFIKLIGGNVHE